A genomic window from Diospyros lotus cultivar Yz01 chromosome 2, ASM1463336v1, whole genome shotgun sequence includes:
- the LOC127794322 gene encoding uncharacterized protein LOC127794322 isoform X1, with amino-acid sequence MAADVVVKHEVSNPCCAALKEKYSKLEASRNALRQGVKIQNELIDKLQNENLSLKKAYEEERVRAEVERKEKAAVQISLENDIDTLKSEIHVLQQGGSQADGVDGGVMILQTCLSELETEKNRLEELFEIERMKVDGERKKAEAEKKEADEVRGILMVEKSRADEERRHADVMQKKFEQTQAQLESLKIEVDEVRSKLGLETLKSKEANKYLEAERKKVIKEKKRADLEKSKAEEQRKLAEINQKKAMDEKSRADSLSQQLEEYRQRTEKLEKEMEELVSLRTLVGDPASLTDKRMNSEQVNRMLKDEQHKTIREKKRADLEMKKAEEQRKIAEVNKKMVMEEKHRADQSAQQLQDNKRQLDELQRDIEVNKKKAMEEKHRADQLARQLKDNKRGLDELKREIEVNKKRAVEEKHRADQLACQLEDNKQRLDELQKEIAKLVSSRVLVEDVNSKSAKLKLLRQQLKLKKKEVKLAKDVAKLEIGRNNILQQELGCLKQDFTCLLQRLNVLNNCFVHPGEGRDAMGKTGNIVNPPDSILTRELFSQEPNEDHLHCNNEFVRSGYTAMDAYDCVKQNAECNAPLRPLSGGNSTQCISGIDSILEPLLRGSNRKMLQSSAIHSSRASFSDRQLMGSQERGAFSVTASAKLTEDKQNQQQKDSNLSCGVTKSRYNENPATVAENSVRSPVSIDVVGRRAGNSKKRKRILDSVRSVEQLYYEGRKWHVRIEEKLSMLHSMLNSQMDKSSHEEKHVVSNEETDIYSEQVKANKKRKLYPEEEVAPQHICHLNEQMDRLQTANKEVDMCDGTCLPANGMGETTESKDGRGDLEKSSEENRSFKELMEGNYMNLLDLDNAGDEECYRRAIEAPLSPTLPVLDFQDSGISKSGDAKYLVDEHFYDGFASGKDNLEPSSSLDVVNVEVVSNKLELNRSETSHVLSACNNVVTYPLKNVVDYKNGGDGTAYDGNACPQQIWESHAELGISDLHNSGYNRQNIMCQSTLGLARDELPKYCVVFSDAENSSSISRIFCATKSFIAQCSMISQTDQVLQKIMAALVKIKDLLPREKACVLFSFLLHYVSRMALEDLGNFSNPEFISSLDSFSRSLQTVVSDVGTKSIIAELCFCSELLALIEDFLLEGRVLVYGDVSSESCPISGSSVNILLNEIEIILLFRTAPANLLVAGGIVLASICATVGQIGFLCEASYNIFRVRKFDTSLVLTILHVFVYLSGSEYFILEDYSLVMTVIKSLVIFFEKMNLSGNCGYCLQSSGEGQQEFPSCSKCPFSEGAIPMETVVSTLLEKLQSYALSGIIHQGLIESLNSLNPEAGLCDEKIKETFVHEQAFGALSVNYSSSYCVDNSRMFTDIVSLVELVACNMSWEWTCNYILSHLLKLLESHVLEDFSTSAVTLLGKLGRVGVDASGYDDPSVEKLRSSLSAFLYQNSRKLGLPVQIATANALLGLLRLDFEELIKGNAEFPAIRNEFDSVKCIRKWYSTLSSEQQSLSFSLLQPAGF; translated from the exons ATGGCGGCGGACGTAGTGGTGAAGCACGAGGTCTCGAATCCTTGCTGTGCCGCG TTGAAGGAGAAGTACTCAAAGCTTGAAGCGTCACGGAATGCTCTTAGACAAGGTGTAAAGATCCAAAATGAACTAATTGATAAGCTTCAGAATGAGAACCTAAGTCTCAAGAAAG CATATGAGGAAGAGAGAGTGCGGGCTGAAGttgaaagaaaggagaaagcaGCTGTCCAAATTTCTCTGGAGAATGACATTGATACTCTGAAGTCTGAGATTCACGTGTTGCAGCAGGGAGGATCACAGGCTGATGGTGTGGATGGGGGAGTAATGATTCTTCAAACATGTCTTTCTGAGTTGGAAACAGAAAAAAATCGCTTAGAGGAGCTTTTTGaaatagaaagaatgaaagTAGATGGTGAGAGGAAAAAAGCTGAAGCAGAGAAGAAGGAAGCTGATGAAGTTAGGGGCATTTTGATGGTGGAAAAAAGTAGGGCTGATGAAGAAAGGAGGCATGCTGATGTTATGCAAAAAAAGTTTGAACAAACTCAAGCTCAGTTGGAGAGTTTAAAGATTGAAGTGGATGAAGTAAGGTCAAAATTGGGTTTGGAGACGCTTAAGTCCAAAGAAGCAAACAAATATCTTGAGGCTGAACGAAAAAAGGTGATCAAAGAGAAAAAGCGTGCAGATTTAGAGAAGTCAAAGGCAGAAGAACAAAGGAAGCTTGCAGAAATTAACCAGAAGAAGGCCATGGATGAAAAGTCTCGagctgattctctctctcaacaGCTGGAAGAATACAGACAAAGGactgaaaaattagaaaaggaGATGGAAGAACTTGTGTCCTTGAGAACATTGGTTGGAGATCCAGCTAGCCTGACTGATAAACGCATGAACTCTGAACAGGTAAACAGAATGCTCAAGGACGAACAACATAAGACAATCAGAGAAAAAAAGCGTGCAGATTTAGAGATGAAGAAAGCAGAAGAGCAGAGAAAGATTGCTGAAGTGAATAAGAAGATGGTGATGGAAGAAAAACATCGTGCTGATCAGTCTGCTCAGCAGTTACAGGATAACAAACGACAGTTAGATGAACTGCAGAGGGATATAGAAGTGAATAAAAAGAAGGCCATGGAAGAAAAACATCGCGCAGATCAGTTGGCTCGGCAGTTAAAGGATAACAAACGAGGTTTAGATGAACTAAAGAGGGAGATAGAAGTGAATAAAAAGAGGGCTGTGGAAGAAAAACATCGTGCAGATCAGTTAGCTTGCCAATTAGAAGATAACAAACAAAGGTTGGATGAACTGCAGAAGGAGATTGCGAAACTTGTGTCCTCTAGAGTATTGGTTGAGGATGTAAATTCCAAATCTGCTAAACTGAAGTTATTGAGACAacaattaaagttaaaaaagaagGAAGTAAAGCTTGCCAAAGATGTTGCAAAATTGGAAATAGGTCGTAATAATATATTGCAACAAGAACTGGGTTGCTTAAAGCAGGATTTTACTTGTCTTTTGCAACGCTTGAATGTGCTTAATAACTGTTTTGTGCATCCTGGTGAAGGTAGAGATGCCATGGGAAAG ACTGGCAACATTGTTAATCCTCCAGACTCAATCTTGACGAGAGAACTCTTCAGTCAAGAACCAAATGAGGATCACCTTCACTGCAATAATGAATTTGTAAGGTCTGGTTACACAGCTATGGATGCGTATGATTGTGTCAAGCAAAATGCAGAATGTAATGCACCATTACGTCCTCTTAGTGGAGGAAACAGTACTCAATGCATCTCAGGTATTGATTCTATATTAGAGCCTCTTCTTAGAGGTTCTAACAGAAAAATGTTACAGAGTTCTGCCATACATTCCAGTAGAGCATCTTTTTCTGATAGACAGTTGATGGGCTCACAGGAAAGAGGTGCTTTTTCTGTTACTGCATCAGCTAAATTGACAGAAGATAaacaaaatcaacaacaaaaagATTCCAATTTGTCTTGTGGAGTTACCAAATCAAGGTACAATGAAAATCCTGCAACAGTGGCTGAAAATAGTGTCAGAAGTCCTGTTAGCATCGATGTTGTTGGGAGGAGGGCTGGAAACAGTAAGAAGAGAAAGAGGATCCTTGATTCAGTTAGATCTGTTGAACAGTTGTATTATGAAGGTAGGAAGTGGCATGTGCGGATAGAGGAGAAGTTATCCATGCTTCACAGTATGTTAAACAGTCAAATGGACAAGTCTTCCCATGAAGAAAAACATGTGGTATCTAACGAGGAAACTGATATCTATTCTGAGCAAGTCAAggctaacaagaaaaggaagTTATATCCTGAAGAGGAAGTGGCTCCGCAGCATATATGCCACTTAAATGAGCAAATGGACAGACTTCAAACTGCCAACAAAGAAGTTGATATGTGTGATGGCACTTGCCTTCCTGCCAATGGTATGGGAGAAACAACTGAGTCCAAAGATGGAAGAGGTGATTTGGAAAAGAGCAGTGAAGAAAACAGAAGTTTTAAGGAATTAATGGAAGGGAACTACATGAATCTGCTAGACTTGGATAATGCTGGTGATGAGGAGTGCTACCGGAGAGCTATTGAAGCACCACTGTCGCCTACACTTCCTGTGCTTGATTTTCAAGATAGTGGGATATCCAAAAGTGGTGATGCCAAATATTTGGTAGATGAGCATTTCTATGATGGATTTGCGAGTGGAAAAGACAACTTGGAACCATCTAGCAGCTTGGATGTTGTCAATGTGGAGGTGGTCTCCAATAAATTAGAACTTAACAGATCTGAGACTTCCCATGTTCTGTCAGCTTGCAATAACGTAGTTACTTATCCTTTAAAAAATGTAGTGGACTATAAAAATGGTGGGGATGGGACTGCATATGATGGTAATGCTTGTCCTCAGCAGATTTGGGAATCTCATGCAGAGTTGGGTATTTCAGATTTACATAATTCTGGTTACAATAGGCAAAACATTATGTGTCAAAGCACCCTTGGTCTGGCTCGTGATGAGCTTCCCAAATACTGTGTTGTGTTTTCAGATGCAGAGAATAGTAGCAGCATATCTCGGATATTTTGTGCAACTAAATCTTTTATAGCCCAGTGCTCTATGATTTCTCAGACAGACCAAGTCTTGCAAAAGATTATGGCAGCTCTTGTGAAGATAAAAGATCTTTTACCCAG GGAGAAGGCTTGTGTACTATTTTCATTCTTACTGCACTACGTTTCCCGGATGGCTCTGGAGGACCTTGGAAACTTTTCAAACCCAGAATTCATCTCCTCATTAGACTCCTTTTCTAGATCCTTACAGACAG TAGTGTCTGATGTGGGGACAAAGAGCATTATTGCAGAATTATGTTTCTGCAGTGAACTGCTTGCTCTTATTGAGGATTTTCTCCTAGAGGGAAGAGTTCTGGTTTATGGTGATGTATCTTCTGAGTCATGTCCCATAAGTGGTTCAAGTGTTAACATCCTTCTAAATGagatagaaataattttgttgTTCAGAACAGCTCCAGCAAATCTGTTAGTGGCTGGGGGCATTGTATTAGCTTCAATATGTGCAACAGTAGGGCAAATTGGGTTTCTCTGCGAGGCTTCATATAACATTTTCAGGGTGCGGAAATTCGATACTTCATTAGTGCTGACTATACTTCATGTTTTCGTGTATCTGTCTGGATCTGAATACTTTATCCTTGAAGATTACAGTTTAGTAATGACCGTAATAAAATCTTTGGtaatattttttgagaaaatgaatttatcTGGAAACTGTGGTTACTGTCTTCAATCTTCTGGGGAGGGGCAGCAGGAGTTCCCATCCTGTAGCAAATGCCCATTTTCTGAGGGTGCAATCCCTATGGAGACTGTTGTTTCTACGCTTCTGGAAAAGCTTCAGAGCTATGCATTGTCTGGAATCATACATCAAGGTCTGATTGAATCCTTGAATTCTTTAAATCCTGAAGCTGGGCTGTGTgatgagaaaattaaagaaacttTTGTCCATGAGCAAGCATTTGGCGCCCTTTCTGTGAATTATAGCTCAAGTTATTGTGTAGACAACTCCAGGATGTTCACTGATATTGTCTCACTAGTGGAGCTGGTAGCATGCAATATG
- the LOC127794322 gene encoding uncharacterized protein LOC127794322 isoform X3 — MAADVVVKHEVSNPCCAALKEKYSKLEASRNALRQGVKIQNELIDKLQNENLSLKKAYEEERVRAEVERKEKAAVQISLENDIDTLKSEIHVLQQGGSQADGVDGGVMILQTCLSELETEKNRLEELFEIERMKVDGERKKAEAEKKEADEVRGILMVEKSRADEERRHADVMQKKFEQTQAQLESLKIEVDEVRSKLGLETLKSKEANKYLEAERKKVIKEKKRADLEKSKAEEQRKLAEINQKKAMDEKSRADSLSQQLEEYRQRTEKLEKEMEELVSLRTLVGDPASLTDKRMNSEQVNRMLKDEQHKTIREKKRADLEMKKAEEQRKIAEVNKKMVMEEKHRADQSAQQLQDNKRQLDELQRDIEVNKKKAMEEKHRADQLARQLKDNKRGLDELKREIEVNKKRAVEEKHRADQLACQLEDNKQRLDELQKEIAKLVSSRVLVEDVNSKSAKLKLLRQQLKLKKKEVKLAKDVAKLEIGRNNILQQELGCLKQDFTCLLQRLNVLNNCFVHPGEGRDAMGKTGNIVNPPDSILTRELFSQEPNEDHLHCNNEFVRSGYTAMDAYDCVKQNAECNAPLRPLSGGNSTQCISGIDSILEPLLRGSNRKMLQSSAIHSSRASFSDRQLMGSQERGAFSVTASAKLTEDKQNQQQKDSNLSCGVTKSRYNENPATVAENSVRSPVSIDVVGRRAGNSKKRKRILDSVRSVEQLYYEGRKWHVRIEEKLSMLHSMLNSQMDKSSHEEKHVVSNEETDIYSEQVKANKKRKLYPEEEVAPQHICHLNEQMDRLQTANKEVDMCDGTCLPANGMGETTESKDGRGDLEKSSEENRSFKELMEGNYMNLLDLDNAGDEECYRRAIEAPLSPTLPVLDFQDSGISKSGDAKYLVDEHFYDGFASGKDNLEPSSSLDVVNVEVVSNKLELNRSETSHVLSACNNVVTYPLKNVVDYKNGGDGTAYDGNACPQQIWESHAELGISDLHNSGYNRQNIMCQSTLGLARDELPKYCVVFSDAENSSSISRIFCATKSFIAQCSMISQTDQVLQKIMAALVKIKDLLPREKACVLFSFLLHYVSRMALEDLGNFSNPEFISSLDSFSRSLQTVSDVGTKSIIAELCFCSELLALIEDFLLEGRVLVYGDVSSESCPISGSSVNILLNEIEIILLFRTAPANLLVAGGIVLASICATVGQIGFLCEASYNIFRVRKFDTSLVLTILHVFVYLSGSEYFILEDYSLVMTVIKSLVIFFEKMNLSGNCGYCLQSSGEGQQEFPSCSKCPFSEGAIPMETVVSTLLEKLQSYALSGIIHQGLIESLNSLNPEAGLCDEKIKETFVHEQAFGALSVNYSSSYCVDNSRMFTDIVSLVELVACNMSWEWTCNYILSHLLKLLESHVLEDFSTSAVTLLGKLGRVGVDASGYDDPSVEKLRSSLSAFLYQNSRKLGLPVQIATANALLGLLRLDFEELIKGNAEFPAIRNEFDSVKCIRKWYSTLSSEQQSLSFSLLQPAGF; from the exons ATGGCGGCGGACGTAGTGGTGAAGCACGAGGTCTCGAATCCTTGCTGTGCCGCG TTGAAGGAGAAGTACTCAAAGCTTGAAGCGTCACGGAATGCTCTTAGACAAGGTGTAAAGATCCAAAATGAACTAATTGATAAGCTTCAGAATGAGAACCTAAGTCTCAAGAAAG CATATGAGGAAGAGAGAGTGCGGGCTGAAGttgaaagaaaggagaaagcaGCTGTCCAAATTTCTCTGGAGAATGACATTGATACTCTGAAGTCTGAGATTCACGTGTTGCAGCAGGGAGGATCACAGGCTGATGGTGTGGATGGGGGAGTAATGATTCTTCAAACATGTCTTTCTGAGTTGGAAACAGAAAAAAATCGCTTAGAGGAGCTTTTTGaaatagaaagaatgaaagTAGATGGTGAGAGGAAAAAAGCTGAAGCAGAGAAGAAGGAAGCTGATGAAGTTAGGGGCATTTTGATGGTGGAAAAAAGTAGGGCTGATGAAGAAAGGAGGCATGCTGATGTTATGCAAAAAAAGTTTGAACAAACTCAAGCTCAGTTGGAGAGTTTAAAGATTGAAGTGGATGAAGTAAGGTCAAAATTGGGTTTGGAGACGCTTAAGTCCAAAGAAGCAAACAAATATCTTGAGGCTGAACGAAAAAAGGTGATCAAAGAGAAAAAGCGTGCAGATTTAGAGAAGTCAAAGGCAGAAGAACAAAGGAAGCTTGCAGAAATTAACCAGAAGAAGGCCATGGATGAAAAGTCTCGagctgattctctctctcaacaGCTGGAAGAATACAGACAAAGGactgaaaaattagaaaaggaGATGGAAGAACTTGTGTCCTTGAGAACATTGGTTGGAGATCCAGCTAGCCTGACTGATAAACGCATGAACTCTGAACAGGTAAACAGAATGCTCAAGGACGAACAACATAAGACAATCAGAGAAAAAAAGCGTGCAGATTTAGAGATGAAGAAAGCAGAAGAGCAGAGAAAGATTGCTGAAGTGAATAAGAAGATGGTGATGGAAGAAAAACATCGTGCTGATCAGTCTGCTCAGCAGTTACAGGATAACAAACGACAGTTAGATGAACTGCAGAGGGATATAGAAGTGAATAAAAAGAAGGCCATGGAAGAAAAACATCGCGCAGATCAGTTGGCTCGGCAGTTAAAGGATAACAAACGAGGTTTAGATGAACTAAAGAGGGAGATAGAAGTGAATAAAAAGAGGGCTGTGGAAGAAAAACATCGTGCAGATCAGTTAGCTTGCCAATTAGAAGATAACAAACAAAGGTTGGATGAACTGCAGAAGGAGATTGCGAAACTTGTGTCCTCTAGAGTATTGGTTGAGGATGTAAATTCCAAATCTGCTAAACTGAAGTTATTGAGACAacaattaaagttaaaaaagaagGAAGTAAAGCTTGCCAAAGATGTTGCAAAATTGGAAATAGGTCGTAATAATATATTGCAACAAGAACTGGGTTGCTTAAAGCAGGATTTTACTTGTCTTTTGCAACGCTTGAATGTGCTTAATAACTGTTTTGTGCATCCTGGTGAAGGTAGAGATGCCATGGGAAAG ACTGGCAACATTGTTAATCCTCCAGACTCAATCTTGACGAGAGAACTCTTCAGTCAAGAACCAAATGAGGATCACCTTCACTGCAATAATGAATTTGTAAGGTCTGGTTACACAGCTATGGATGCGTATGATTGTGTCAAGCAAAATGCAGAATGTAATGCACCATTACGTCCTCTTAGTGGAGGAAACAGTACTCAATGCATCTCAGGTATTGATTCTATATTAGAGCCTCTTCTTAGAGGTTCTAACAGAAAAATGTTACAGAGTTCTGCCATACATTCCAGTAGAGCATCTTTTTCTGATAGACAGTTGATGGGCTCACAGGAAAGAGGTGCTTTTTCTGTTACTGCATCAGCTAAATTGACAGAAGATAaacaaaatcaacaacaaaaagATTCCAATTTGTCTTGTGGAGTTACCAAATCAAGGTACAATGAAAATCCTGCAACAGTGGCTGAAAATAGTGTCAGAAGTCCTGTTAGCATCGATGTTGTTGGGAGGAGGGCTGGAAACAGTAAGAAGAGAAAGAGGATCCTTGATTCAGTTAGATCTGTTGAACAGTTGTATTATGAAGGTAGGAAGTGGCATGTGCGGATAGAGGAGAAGTTATCCATGCTTCACAGTATGTTAAACAGTCAAATGGACAAGTCTTCCCATGAAGAAAAACATGTGGTATCTAACGAGGAAACTGATATCTATTCTGAGCAAGTCAAggctaacaagaaaaggaagTTATATCCTGAAGAGGAAGTGGCTCCGCAGCATATATGCCACTTAAATGAGCAAATGGACAGACTTCAAACTGCCAACAAAGAAGTTGATATGTGTGATGGCACTTGCCTTCCTGCCAATGGTATGGGAGAAACAACTGAGTCCAAAGATGGAAGAGGTGATTTGGAAAAGAGCAGTGAAGAAAACAGAAGTTTTAAGGAATTAATGGAAGGGAACTACATGAATCTGCTAGACTTGGATAATGCTGGTGATGAGGAGTGCTACCGGAGAGCTATTGAAGCACCACTGTCGCCTACACTTCCTGTGCTTGATTTTCAAGATAGTGGGATATCCAAAAGTGGTGATGCCAAATATTTGGTAGATGAGCATTTCTATGATGGATTTGCGAGTGGAAAAGACAACTTGGAACCATCTAGCAGCTTGGATGTTGTCAATGTGGAGGTGGTCTCCAATAAATTAGAACTTAACAGATCTGAGACTTCCCATGTTCTGTCAGCTTGCAATAACGTAGTTACTTATCCTTTAAAAAATGTAGTGGACTATAAAAATGGTGGGGATGGGACTGCATATGATGGTAATGCTTGTCCTCAGCAGATTTGGGAATCTCATGCAGAGTTGGGTATTTCAGATTTACATAATTCTGGTTACAATAGGCAAAACATTATGTGTCAAAGCACCCTTGGTCTGGCTCGTGATGAGCTTCCCAAATACTGTGTTGTGTTTTCAGATGCAGAGAATAGTAGCAGCATATCTCGGATATTTTGTGCAACTAAATCTTTTATAGCCCAGTGCTCTATGATTTCTCAGACAGACCAAGTCTTGCAAAAGATTATGGCAGCTCTTGTGAAGATAAAAGATCTTTTACCCAG GGAGAAGGCTTGTGTACTATTTTCATTCTTACTGCACTACGTTTCCCGGATGGCTCTGGAGGACCTTGGAAACTTTTCAAACCCAGAATTCATCTCCTCATTAGACTCCTTTTCTAGATCCTTACAGACAG TGTCTGATGTGGGGACAAAGAGCATTATTGCAGAATTATGTTTCTGCAGTGAACTGCTTGCTCTTATTGAGGATTTTCTCCTAGAGGGAAGAGTTCTGGTTTATGGTGATGTATCTTCTGAGTCATGTCCCATAAGTGGTTCAAGTGTTAACATCCTTCTAAATGagatagaaataattttgttgTTCAGAACAGCTCCAGCAAATCTGTTAGTGGCTGGGGGCATTGTATTAGCTTCAATATGTGCAACAGTAGGGCAAATTGGGTTTCTCTGCGAGGCTTCATATAACATTTTCAGGGTGCGGAAATTCGATACTTCATTAGTGCTGACTATACTTCATGTTTTCGTGTATCTGTCTGGATCTGAATACTTTATCCTTGAAGATTACAGTTTAGTAATGACCGTAATAAAATCTTTGGtaatattttttgagaaaatgaatttatcTGGAAACTGTGGTTACTGTCTTCAATCTTCTGGGGAGGGGCAGCAGGAGTTCCCATCCTGTAGCAAATGCCCATTTTCTGAGGGTGCAATCCCTATGGAGACTGTTGTTTCTACGCTTCTGGAAAAGCTTCAGAGCTATGCATTGTCTGGAATCATACATCAAGGTCTGATTGAATCCTTGAATTCTTTAAATCCTGAAGCTGGGCTGTGTgatgagaaaattaaagaaacttTTGTCCATGAGCAAGCATTTGGCGCCCTTTCTGTGAATTATAGCTCAAGTTATTGTGTAGACAACTCCAGGATGTTCACTGATATTGTCTCACTAGTGGAGCTGGTAGCATGCAATATG